CGACACTTGAAGCATTGTCCACATCCTCAGATGACCAACAAGCCGATTTTCCTTATTTCACACGCAATATCGGAATAATTGTAATCAAAGGCACGAAGAGCTCACCCAAACGAATGCACCCACATATttgtataacttttttatatatacgcATATTATTAAACAGACTAATATTATGATTATTGacgttccaaaaaaaaaaaaaacagaatccCCAATAAATCCGAAGACGcgattcaaaatatttttaagtcattgaattaaaggaaataaaagCATGTAAGCCCCTGAGAATTTGTATGGTCATGATAGGATGtacttttattgaaattttccttaatcGCTACAAGCATTGGTGGCTTTGGGGTTCGATATATGAATGCATAGACTTCCTGCGTCGGAAGGGATTTACAATTGTATCTGCCTGCGCAAGTGGTTAGTTTTTGTGGCCCTATTTGGAAGCCTCTGCGGCCGGAGCTGTTTTGAATCTTTCCAAGCGAGCACGTGCCTTCTCCGACCATTTGTCCTTCGATTCCGTTGTGGCGCCCGTCGAGGTGGCTTccgtggctgctgctgcggctgcttcTGCTCCAAATCGCTCCTTCCGCTTTTGCAGGCGATCATCTCCGCCGGCTTTAGTTGCCTTTTCGGGCACCACGCATCCGAAACGTTCGGCGCGCCTCTTGAGAGCCTCCTTCTGCTGTTCCTCCGTCTCCTTGTTGCCCTTGTTGGCCGTAATGGAGGCGCTCGAGGATTTGTTGATGGCTGCAGCAACCGTGGATGCTGCGGTGGACACAGCCGGGGATGCAACTGGCGTGATGCCAAACTTCTTGGCCCGCAGTTCCAGTCGCTCTTGGGCGGTCAACTGGGTGAGTTTCTTGTCGCCGGATGCCTTCTCGCCTTCAGTTTTCGGACCCACCACAATGGGTTTGTGCTTCTTGGTGGGAGTCTCCTCTGTGGCCTCGCCAGCGGTTGTAGTCGGTGCCTCGTTCTCCTTGGACGGCGTTGTCCCCGTGCTGGCCGCCGTACCCGTCGACTGCTGGGAATTATT
This portion of the Drosophila takahashii strain IR98-3 E-12201 chromosome 3R, DtakHiC1v2, whole genome shotgun sequence genome encodes:
- the LOC108061102 gene encoding SAP domain-containing ribonucleoprotein, whose product is MPESDVTKMKVADLKRELKLRGLTVNGNKTELQDRLATALLEGDISLEDSAIADAIDDDDVSLTDEDEHKLLGDENDDELLKSPVSTPTTVAIPELLAEAAAGAVPAGPAKKIVLKRNNSQQSTGTAASTGTTPSKENEAPTTTAGEATEETPTKKHKPIVVGPKTEGEKASGDKKLTQLTAQERLELRAKKFGITPVASPAVSTAASTVAAAINKSSSASITANKGNKETEEQQKEALKRRAERFGCVVPEKATKAGGDDRLQKRKERFGAEAAAAAATEATSTGATTESKDKWSEKARARLERFKTAPAAEASK